Below is a genomic region from Botrytis cinerea B05.10 chromosome 2, complete sequence.
AGACAGGCATACAACACTTTCGAGAAAGATATCAGAGATATGGAAAGTCTGCCGTTGCAATTGAAACAACTTTCTGCAGTAGATCCTCAATTGCGATCTTCGTCGATTGACCTTCCCTTGTTTGCACCTAGACAGCCCCTAGGTGTCCCAGCTGATGTGCTGATTCAGTTTGAGGGATCTGGTAGGTGGCCAGATGACGTTGTTGCCATCCAAAGAACTAAGATTGCTTTTCTTCTCAAGATCGGCGAGCTTTTGGTCGAGTCTAACGATAGCATAATCACGAGACTTGGCATAGAGAATGAGGATCAACCACTACAAAATTGTGCTTTCTTGGATGTGTTTTATCCATCGGGCGCCACGTTTCGCCTTCGAATCCACAATGAGCGAGAACACACACTTCTTGAACGCCAAATCAAAGATAAGTCTAGTGACAATCGATCGCGAGAAGATGCAGTTTCAGCACTTTCTATCTATAAAAGGTTCAACATCCAGCTCCCATTACATAcgcaatcaatatcaacacatTGTACTCGATTCCCTCTTCTATCACCAACCATTCGTCTTGTTAAGAAATGGTTCGACCGCCACATGCTTTCCGACCATATCAGTGATGAGCTTATCGAGCTTTTGGCAGCTCGAGCTTTTCTGCAACCTTATCCGTGGAAAGCTCCATCGAGTGTCATGTCTGGATTCTTGCGAACTTTACTCTTCATTTCGAAATGGGATTGGCGTTCGACTCCACTAATCGTAGACTTCACCGGTACGATGACAGATAAGGATGTCTCCACATTGAATACCAGGCTGGAGGCATGGCGAAAAATTGATCCAGGCATGAATCGCACTGTTGTATTTGCAGCATCAAATCATGACATGACCGGAACCGCTTTCACTGAAAAGGGACCCTCGAAAATGGTAGCTGCAAGAATGACCGCTCTTGCGCGGTCAGCTTGTAAAGCCGTCAAAGACCAAAGCTTGAATTTGGACAACAGATCTCTGTTTGTAACATCCACAAATGACTATAATTTTGTTATTCATTTAAATCCTAAAGCTGCTGGCACCTCGAAAGCAAAGGATTCACATCGCTTCAAAAATCTTGAAGTGCAATCAGAATTGAGTATTGAAAAGGTCGACTATCAACCTCTGCGAATGTTCAGCGAAGAATTAGAGAGTCTGTACAGTGGAAGTATTGTCTTTTTCCGTAGTGCAACAGATATCTCTCGAATTGGAGGACTATGGAATCCGCAAACGAATGTATCTAGAGCTTTCAAGGTGAACTTGGCATATGCAGTAAAACCTGAAGGAAACGATGGGGATGACGAAGAAGCGAAGAATGTTAAAATCAACCAGTCAGCGATGTTGGCAGAGATCGCTCGTTTGGGAGGTGATATGGTGTCGAGGATAGAAATTCATTGAAGGATGACGCTTTTAATACTGTAAGGACATGTAATGTAAGAAGATAAGAATTCTTAGATGATACCCAAGTATGGAATGGTGCTCATATTTTAAGGGATCACATGGTCTTGAGCAATAGTCGTTGATACCAATTGGATAGCTGACCCATTGGGTGCAATAAAATTAAAGGATGATAGTCTTGAAATCCATTCTCCATCAGATAATGTGACTTGCAAATAAGAAAAAGTTGAGAAATCTACGTCACTAATGAAGAATCTCTTTCCGTGAGAAATTTCCGGTCGAGTAACTTGGAACAGTTGCAAAATAAGCAGCCTATCTTGCGTACCTGGTATTTACATTCTACGTTTCAATCACTACAAAATGTTATACTAGAAAAGCTTTGAATTCTAGTATACAGCTCTAAAGCTCCATTTTTAACTTGAAACTAATACACAAAATCCTGTAAAGTCAACTTCCAAGACTGGTTGGACTCAATGAACTGTTTGAGAGGTGGTCAATTCAAATATGGAAAAAGAAGTTCACCGGGAATTACCAGTCAGCTACAGAGCTCACCGGGAGCTAATCTGGCCCAAGCATTTTCTAATCCACACCTTCAGCCTTACATTGACTCGcttaaaaaaaagtttagGTGGGGGTAAAAAAGTTATCGCGGGGCAATCTATGGATGGAAGATTTTACATATCATTTACCAACTGACCCTTTATTACTCAAGCGGTTcatattctaattatttccTCTTACATTCTCCTTGCGCACTGGTGATAACTTGTGTCACAATGCCACCATATGATAGTGAATCATCTGGAggtgaggaagaagattacACAGAAACCAATGTTTTACTTGGTTATGCCGGGAAAGAACCTCAAGACGATACAATCAGTTATTTAGGTGGTGAGCCTGTAAGTTCTCCCTTCAATAATTATTCGAAAATCACCCAAACTACCCTTTGCTCCACTACAATTGCCATCTGAAATTTGACTAACACTTACTTCAGTCTTGGATTGACCCTTCTACGCCTCCGTCTGCCACTCTCGCAAAATGCAAAATCTGCAACGACCTCATGGTTCTCATCCTCCAACTGAACGCCGATCTCCCCTCTCACTTCCCCGACCATGAACGtcgtttatatattctaacATGTCGCCGAAAAACATGTCggagaaaggaaggaagtgTTCGCGCATTGCGCGGTACGCGAATTGCCGAATCTGCAAGCAAGCCAAAATCAAGAGAActggagaaagagaaaccAAAACCAGAGCCTGCAAAGCCAGCAGCGAGGATAGGAGAAAGTCTGTTTGGAGCCAAGCCATCAACATCCGGAAATCCATTCGCAACGGGCTCAAATCCATTCTCTACGCCATCAGGCGGAAACACACCTTCGAATCCTTTTGCGACTGCTGGTCTAGCTACCTCTGAACTCGCTGCAAAACCTCCTCAAAACCCCGAACCTACATCTTCAGAGACCTCAAAGGATACCCTTCCAAAAACCTTTGCATCTACCTTATCCCTCAACAATCCACAATCTCAACCAGCGACTCAAACCCCTCCACCTAGCGAACCATGGCCTACAACCGATCTCCCAGCACCCTATCCCCTTTACTACCTCGTAGATGCCGACTACGAGACCCTCGATAAAGAGCCCTTACCTCCACCACCCCAAGCTACAGTCGTCGACGACACACCCGACTCATCATCTGGCGGAAAAGAAGACAAGGAAATCTTTGAATCGACGCACGATACGACCTTTCAGAAATTCGCCGATCGTCTGTCCCAAAATCCCGAACAAGTAATCCGTTATGAGTTCCGTGGCTCCCCTCTTCTCTACTCCAAGACAGATTCTGTGGGAAAGATCTTTACGGATGCTGGAAAGGGAAATGAGAAGGTTAAAGTTAGTAATGGCAGTGGAAACTGGAAGATACCGCGCTGTGCGAACTGTGGGGCAGGGAGAGTATTTGAAGTGCAGGTGACACCCCATGCGATTATGGagttggagagggaggaaaagggcctggatggaatggattgggGGACGGTAATTCTGGGAGTTTGTGAAAAGGATTGTGTGCCTAGCTGGGCGGAAGCTGGAAAGACGGGATATGTGGAAGAGTGGGCTGGAGTGCAATGGGAAGAGTTGGGCGGGAAGAAATAGGAGACGTGTTGAGGGGTTTCAAGCGTCATAAATACATAGTCATTATTGCGAATACCATATGAGAAATGAAGCATAGTTTGGGGCTTTgactttttttatttcatccgGCTACTTGCAACAGATTTCGCGTGCATCTTACAGTGAAGCAAAATTTCACACTGCAGCTACTATCTATGCGATGTCTAGAAGCCAGCCACTCATCTCGAGATCCTCATTATCGAGGGAGATGCTAAACAGATAAAGAGTATGCATCTTTTCCCGTTCCTCAAGGACACCCTGATATAACGCCAACCTCCAACCCATTATCCCTTTGCATACAAGCATATCTCATAATACCCAACCCGTGCACGCCTAAGCAGGTTGTTCATAAGCTCTCTTAATTACCCTCGAGAATTGTTCCATCTTGACATTTTCCCTGACCACGGTTCCCTTGGCCTCATTCTCCTTGTTTAATGGTACAATGACAACGCCATTTTCTATAGTCCATCCACATACCTCCTTGATGAATTTCTCAAAGGCTTCACCGTTCATTCCGAGCCAGTTCTCGAGCTCCGAACTTGC
It encodes:
- the Bctsr4 gene encoding Bctsr4 gives rise to the protein MPPYDSESSGGEEEDYTETNVLLGYAGKEPQDDTISYLGGEPSWIDPSTPPSATLAKCKICNDLMVLILQLNADLPSHFPDHERRLYILTCRRKTCRRKEGSVRALRGTRIAESASKPKSRELEKEKPKPEPAKPAARIGESLFGAKPSTSGNPFATGSNPFSTPSGGNTPSNPFATAGLATSELAAKPPQNPEPTSSETSKDTLPKTFASTLSLNNPQSQPATQTPPPSEPWPTTDLPAPYPLYYLVDADYETLDKEPLPPPPQATVVDDTPDSSSGGKEDKEIFESTHDTTFQKFADRLSQNPEQVIRYEFRGSPLLYSKTDSVGKIFTDAGKGNEKVKVSNGSGNWKIPRCANCGAGRVFEVQVTPHAIMELEREEKGLDGMDWGTVILGVCEKDCVPSWAEAGKTGYVEEWAGVQWEELGGKK